One genomic segment of Nitrospinota bacterium includes these proteins:
- a CDS encoding tripartite tricarboxylate transporter TctB family protein has translation MRKADLITAAVIIVWCIISMIEATKLKIGWVKNVGPGGGFLPFWLCFLTGIFALIVLLQVIFTKEPSTEPFFKDREGLRAVMKVLATAAGAVVCYTFIGAYFGSMVYIAVYMLYVGKRSKLQTAIVSIMVPVGIWFMFEYMLKIPLPKGIEILDELWYRYIPL, from the coding sequence ATGCGGAAGGCAGATTTAATTACTGCGGCTGTGATTATTGTTTGGTGTATCATATCAATGATTGAAGCTACAAAGCTAAAAATAGGATGGGTAAAAAATGTGGGGCCGGGGGGAGGCTTTCTCCCCTTTTGGCTCTGTTTTCTCACAGGAATCTTTGCACTGATTGTGTTGCTACAGGTAATCTTTACAAAAGAGCCTTCTACAGAGCCCTTCTTTAAGGATAGGGAGGGGCTTAGAGCTGTGATGAAGGTTCTTGCGACTGCTGCGGGGGCTGTTGTTTGCTATACGTTTATTGGGGCATACTTTGGCAGCATGGTCTACATTGCCGTTTACATGCTCTATGTAGGGAAGCGCTCCAAGCTTCAGACGGCTATCGTCAGTATCATGGTTCCTGTTGGGATTTGGTTTATGTTCGAGTATATGCTGAAGATCCCGCTACCCAAGGGGATTGAAATATTAGATGAGCTTTGGTATAGGTATATACCATTATAG
- a CDS encoding tripartite tricarboxylate transporter permease produces MLEIFNLLMGGFAIALTPYNIFCMVIGVTLGTVFGCIPGLGPTNGTAILLPVTFVIPPTSAIIFLAGIYYGGCYGGAIASICLNIPGTPMAAATAIDGYPMAKKGEGAQALIAAAWGSFWGGTVAMILFTLFAPPLADFALRFGPPEYFAIMMLAFATFAGLAGKNIWKTLITTIIGLIFSTMGIDIVTGNPRLTYGVLELMNGISFLVAVVGLWGVGEIMATAELSLEFKVLQPDFHYMEIWRTGKKILKYFKASMIGSVVGFFVGTLPAAGATPASFICYGLAKSTAPLERQKLFGTGHIEGVVTPECANNAASTGSMLPLFTLGVPGSPTAAVLLGGLMIWGLQPGPLLFVEEQEFVWGLIASLYAGNLVAVILNLFAIPVFVSILRVPFTILAPVIVVLCLVSGYAMNNLFFEIWQVLIFAVIGYTFKKLDYPLAPLILALVLGPMTERALRQSLIITRGDPTIFFTRPMSGTIMAVSVLLFLVPFLPMIFAKFKKKETG; encoded by the coding sequence ATGCTTGAGATATTTAATCTTTTAATGGGTGGATTTGCAATTGCGTTGACGCCATACAATATCTTTTGTATGGTAATCGGAGTGACTTTGGGGACGGTCTTTGGATGTATTCCTGGCTTAGGGCCGACAAACGGCACAGCTATTCTTCTCCCTGTGACCTTTGTCATCCCGCCGACATCAGCCATCATATTCCTGGCAGGAATCTATTACGGTGGATGTTATGGCGGAGCCATTGCTTCAATATGCCTCAATATACCAGGCACACCAATGGCAGCGGCTACGGCCATTGATGGCTATCCTATGGCAAAGAAAGGGGAGGGAGCACAAGCACTGATTGCTGCTGCATGGGGCTCCTTCTGGGGAGGCACGGTGGCAATGATTCTCTTTACGCTTTTTGCCCCGCCTCTGGCTGACTTTGCCTTGAGGTTTGGTCCCCCAGAATATTTTGCCATCATGATGTTGGCTTTTGCTACTTTTGCAGGATTGGCAGGGAAGAACATCTGGAAGACCCTGATCACCACCATAATTGGGCTGATCTTTTCTACCATGGGTATCGATATCGTCACCGGAAACCCCCGCCTTACCTACGGTGTACTGGAGCTGATGAACGGTATTAGCTTCCTGGTTGCTGTGGTTGGGCTCTGGGGCGTTGGGGAGATAATGGCGACAGCAGAGCTGAGCCTTGAATTCAAGGTCCTTCAGCCCGATTTTCACTACATGGAAATATGGAGAACAGGAAAGAAGATTTTAAAGTACTTTAAGGCCTCTATGATAGGCTCGGTGGTTGGTTTCTTTGTGGGAACCCTGCCAGCAGCAGGGGCAACCCCAGCTTCTTTTATCTGCTATGGTCTTGCCAAGAGTACTGCTCCACTGGAAAGACAGAAGCTATTCGGGACAGGCCATATTGAAGGGGTTGTAACGCCTGAGTGTGCGAATAATGCTGCCAGTACGGGTTCGATGTTACCCCTCTTTACCTTAGGGGTTCCAGGATCGCCAACAGCAGCTGTTCTCCTCGGTGGCTTGATGATTTGGGGATTACAGCCAGGTCCTCTCCTTTTCGTAGAGGAGCAGGAATTTGTATGGGGGCTCATTGCCAGCCTCTATGCAGGTAATCTTGTGGCTGTTATTCTTAACCTCTTTGCGATACCTGTATTTGTCTCTATACTGAGGGTTCCCTTTACCATCCTTGCACCAGTGATTGTTGTTCTCTGTCTGGTGAGTGGGTATGCCATGAATAACCTCTTTTTTGAAATATGGCAGGTTCTCATCTTTGCGGTTATTGGATATACCTTTAAGAAGCTCGACTATCCCTTGGCACCACTCATTCTTGCCCTTGTTCTCGGGCCGATGACAGAGAGAGCCCTTCGTCAGAGCCTTATTATCACTAGGGGGGATCCAACAATATTCTTTACTAGACCGATGTCAGGTACCATTATGGCAGTATCCGTTCTTCTGTTTCTGGTTCCATTCTTACCTATGATATTTGCTAAGTTTAAAAAGAAGGAAACAGGATAA